The Arachis duranensis cultivar V14167 chromosome 2, aradu.V14167.gnm2.J7QH, whole genome shotgun sequence genome has a window encoding:
- the LOC107474170 gene encoding CCA tRNA nucleotidyltransferase, mitochondrial isoform X1, with protein sequence MSIATQHVLQVRDKIELSDIEHRIFDRLLATLRHFNLQTQLRVIALDNMMGTEFAHKVTKYMLSIGEGKYFHKDGVIKPKPDRSKHLETAMLNLFGMRIDFVNLRSEEYTENSRIPSKQSFGTPEVDAYRRDLTINSLFYNIHSDSVEDFTKRGISDLKSGRIVTPLPPKATFLDDPLRVLRAIRFGVRFEFTLDEDLKVAAACGDVKDALAAKISKERIGKEIDLMISGNQPVKALTHICDLTLFWNVFSLPPKFEPAIPDGCERLCISYLDTAWNLIHLLKESTFKDKERRLSLFAALFLPLKNITYQVKKAKMVPVVNYIIVDSLKRNEDAKMVLDLHQASQKFLSLIPCLASNEDLQPDDVDWIRGLIDDVSIASRVRVLTGFLLREIKDLWRVALLVSILLHPIGINDTEDESSQLHKRRDLFNTVESSIIKLGLDKVWEVKPLISGEDIKNVLQLEEGPLVKEWKEKSMAWELANPSRTTEECIDWLRETNSKRVKLE encoded by the exons ATGTCGATTGCCACTCAGCACGTTCTTCAGGTGAGGGACAAAATTGAACTTTCCGACATTGAGCACAGGATCTTCGATAGGCTTCTCGCCACTCTCCGCCACTTCAACCTCCAAACTCAGCTCCGCGTTATCGCTCTTGACAATATGATGGGCACCGAGTTTGCCCATAAGGTGACAAAGTACATGTTGTCCATCGGTGAAGGTAAATATTTTCACAAAGATGGCGTCATTAAGCC CAAACCTGACCGGTCTAAACATTTGGAGACAGCAATGTTGAATTTGTTTGGTATGCGGATTGATTTTGTTAACTTAAGGAGTGAAGAGTATACTGAGAATAGCCGCATTCCTTCTAAG CAAAGCTTTGGCACACCTGAAGTGGACGCATATAGGAGGGATTTGACAATTAACAG CTTATTCTACAATATCCACTCTGACTCAGTTGAAGATTTTACAAAGAGAG GGATCTCAGACCTTAAGTCTGGAAGGATAGTGACTCCTTTACCTCCAAAGGCTACCTTTCTTGATGACCCTTTACGAGTTCTTCGAGCCATTAGATTTG gtGTTAGATTTGAGTTCACTCTAGATGAGGATCTGAAAGTAGCTGCTGCATGTGGTGATGTGAAAGATGCTCTAGCTGCTAAAATTAGCAAAGAGCGCATTGGAAAAGAG ATTGATCTTATGATATCTGGAAATCAACCTGTCAAAGCATTGACTCATATTTGTGATCTGACATTATTTTGGAATGTGTTCAGTCTTCCTCCTAAGTTTGAACCTGCTATTCCAGATGGATGTGAAAG GCTTTGCATTTCTTACTTGGATACTGCATGGAACCTTATCCATTTACTCAAAGAGTCAACCTTTAAA GACAAAGAAAGGAGATTGTCACTTTTTGCTGCATTGTTCCTCCCACTTAAAAATATCACTTACCAAGTTAAGAAAGCGAAGATG GTTCCTGTTGTCAATTATATTATTGTTGACTCACTCAAACGAAACGAGGATGCAAAAATG GTGCTTGATTTACATCAAGCATCACAGAAATTCTTGTCATTGATTCCTTGTCTTGCATCTAATGAGGATTTGCAACCTGATGATGTTGATTGGATAAGAGGATTGATTGATGATGTCTCTATTGCTTCTAGAGTCCGGGTTCTAACAG gtTTTCTCTTGAGGGAGATTAAAGATTTATGGAGAGTTGCACTATTGGTATCCATATTATTACATCCCATTGGCATTAACGACACTGAGGATGAATCCTCACAATTGCACAAACGAAGAGATCTGTTTAATACAGTGGAGAGTTCTATAATAAAACTAG GCCTCGACAAAGTTTGGGAGGTGAAGCCATTGATCAGTGGCGAAGATATTAAGAATGTCTTACAGCTTGAAGAAGGACCACTCGTTAAGGAGTGG AAAGAAAAATCAATGGCATGGGAACTTGCCAATCCTTCTAGAACTACTGAGGAATGCATTGACTGGTTAAGAGAAACCAATTCTAAGCGGGTAAAGTTGGAGTGA
- the LOC107474170 gene encoding CCA tRNA nucleotidyltransferase, mitochondrial isoform X2, whose protein sequence is MMGTEFAHKVTKYMLSIGEGKYFHKDGVIKPKPDRSKHLETAMLNLFGMRIDFVNLRSEEYTENSRIPSKQSFGTPEVDAYRRDLTINSLFYNIHSDSVEDFTKRGISDLKSGRIVTPLPPKATFLDDPLRVLRAIRFGVRFEFTLDEDLKVAAACGDVKDALAAKISKERIGKEIDLMISGNQPVKALTHICDLTLFWNVFSLPPKFEPAIPDGCERLCISYLDTAWNLIHLLKESTFKDKERRLSLFAALFLPLKNITYQVKKAKMVPVVNYIIVDSLKRNEDAKMDLQPDDVDWIRGLIDDVSIASRVRVLTGFLLREIKDLWRVALLVSILLHPIGINDTEDESSQLHKRRDLFNTVESSIIKLGLDKVWEVKPLISGEDIKNVLQLEEGPLVKEWKEKSMAWELANPSRTTEECIDWLRETNSKRVKLE, encoded by the exons ATGATGGGCACCGAGTTTGCCCATAAGGTGACAAAGTACATGTTGTCCATCGGTGAAGGTAAATATTTTCACAAAGATGGCGTCATTAAGCC CAAACCTGACCGGTCTAAACATTTGGAGACAGCAATGTTGAATTTGTTTGGTATGCGGATTGATTTTGTTAACTTAAGGAGTGAAGAGTATACTGAGAATAGCCGCATTCCTTCTAAG CAAAGCTTTGGCACACCTGAAGTGGACGCATATAGGAGGGATTTGACAATTAACAG CTTATTCTACAATATCCACTCTGACTCAGTTGAAGATTTTACAAAGAGAG GGATCTCAGACCTTAAGTCTGGAAGGATAGTGACTCCTTTACCTCCAAAGGCTACCTTTCTTGATGACCCTTTACGAGTTCTTCGAGCCATTAGATTTG gtGTTAGATTTGAGTTCACTCTAGATGAGGATCTGAAAGTAGCTGCTGCATGTGGTGATGTGAAAGATGCTCTAGCTGCTAAAATTAGCAAAGAGCGCATTGGAAAAGAG ATTGATCTTATGATATCTGGAAATCAACCTGTCAAAGCATTGACTCATATTTGTGATCTGACATTATTTTGGAATGTGTTCAGTCTTCCTCCTAAGTTTGAACCTGCTATTCCAGATGGATGTGAAAG GCTTTGCATTTCTTACTTGGATACTGCATGGAACCTTATCCATTTACTCAAAGAGTCAACCTTTAAA GACAAAGAAAGGAGATTGTCACTTTTTGCTGCATTGTTCCTCCCACTTAAAAATATCACTTACCAAGTTAAGAAAGCGAAGATG GTTCCTGTTGTCAATTATATTATTGTTGACTCACTCAAACGAAACGAGGATGCAAAAATG GATTTGCAACCTGATGATGTTGATTGGATAAGAGGATTGATTGATGATGTCTCTATTGCTTCTAGAGTCCGGGTTCTAACAG gtTTTCTCTTGAGGGAGATTAAAGATTTATGGAGAGTTGCACTATTGGTATCCATATTATTACATCCCATTGGCATTAACGACACTGAGGATGAATCCTCACAATTGCACAAACGAAGAGATCTGTTTAATACAGTGGAGAGTTCTATAATAAAACTAG GCCTCGACAAAGTTTGGGAGGTGAAGCCATTGATCAGTGGCGAAGATATTAAGAATGTCTTACAGCTTGAAGAAGGACCACTCGTTAAGGAGTGG AAAGAAAAATCAATGGCATGGGAACTTGCCAATCCTTCTAGAACTACTGAGGAATGCATTGACTGGTTAAGAGAAACCAATTCTAAGCGGGTAAAGTTGGAGTGA
- the LOC107474170 gene encoding CCA tRNA nucleotidyltransferase, mitochondrial isoform X3: MLNLFGMRIDFVNLRSEEYTENSRIPSKQSFGTPEVDAYRRDLTINSLFYNIHSDSVEDFTKRGISDLKSGRIVTPLPPKATFLDDPLRVLRAIRFGVRFEFTLDEDLKVAAACGDVKDALAAKISKERIGKEIDLMISGNQPVKALTHICDLTLFWNVFSLPPKFEPAIPDGCERLCISYLDTAWNLIHLLKESTFKDKERRLSLFAALFLPLKNITYQVKKAKMVPVVNYIIVDSLKRNEDAKMVLDLHQASQKFLSLIPCLASNEDLQPDDVDWIRGLIDDVSIASRVRVLTGFLLREIKDLWRVALLVSILLHPIGINDTEDESSQLHKRRDLFNTVESSIIKLGLDKVWEVKPLISGEDIKNVLQLEEGPLVKEWKEKSMAWELANPSRTTEECIDWLRETNSKRVKLE, encoded by the exons ATGTTGAATTTGTTTGGTATGCGGATTGATTTTGTTAACTTAAGGAGTGAAGAGTATACTGAGAATAGCCGCATTCCTTCTAAG CAAAGCTTTGGCACACCTGAAGTGGACGCATATAGGAGGGATTTGACAATTAACAG CTTATTCTACAATATCCACTCTGACTCAGTTGAAGATTTTACAAAGAGAG GGATCTCAGACCTTAAGTCTGGAAGGATAGTGACTCCTTTACCTCCAAAGGCTACCTTTCTTGATGACCCTTTACGAGTTCTTCGAGCCATTAGATTTG gtGTTAGATTTGAGTTCACTCTAGATGAGGATCTGAAAGTAGCTGCTGCATGTGGTGATGTGAAAGATGCTCTAGCTGCTAAAATTAGCAAAGAGCGCATTGGAAAAGAG ATTGATCTTATGATATCTGGAAATCAACCTGTCAAAGCATTGACTCATATTTGTGATCTGACATTATTTTGGAATGTGTTCAGTCTTCCTCCTAAGTTTGAACCTGCTATTCCAGATGGATGTGAAAG GCTTTGCATTTCTTACTTGGATACTGCATGGAACCTTATCCATTTACTCAAAGAGTCAACCTTTAAA GACAAAGAAAGGAGATTGTCACTTTTTGCTGCATTGTTCCTCCCACTTAAAAATATCACTTACCAAGTTAAGAAAGCGAAGATG GTTCCTGTTGTCAATTATATTATTGTTGACTCACTCAAACGAAACGAGGATGCAAAAATG GTGCTTGATTTACATCAAGCATCACAGAAATTCTTGTCATTGATTCCTTGTCTTGCATCTAATGAGGATTTGCAACCTGATGATGTTGATTGGATAAGAGGATTGATTGATGATGTCTCTATTGCTTCTAGAGTCCGGGTTCTAACAG gtTTTCTCTTGAGGGAGATTAAAGATTTATGGAGAGTTGCACTATTGGTATCCATATTATTACATCCCATTGGCATTAACGACACTGAGGATGAATCCTCACAATTGCACAAACGAAGAGATCTGTTTAATACAGTGGAGAGTTCTATAATAAAACTAG GCCTCGACAAAGTTTGGGAGGTGAAGCCATTGATCAGTGGCGAAGATATTAAGAATGTCTTACAGCTTGAAGAAGGACCACTCGTTAAGGAGTGG AAAGAAAAATCAATGGCATGGGAACTTGCCAATCCTTCTAGAACTACTGAGGAATGCATTGACTGGTTAAGAGAAACCAATTCTAAGCGGGTAAAGTTGGAGTGA